DNA from Nocardioides yefusunii:
GACCTCGAAGAGCCCGGCCACCAGACTGCGCGCACCGGTCCCGAACGCCTCCGCCAACGCGTACCCCAGCGCCGTCTCCAGCGGAGTCACCTCGGCCGAGTCCGGGGTGGCGGCGAGGCCGTCGTCGTCCCGTGCGAACGTGCCGAGGCGGACGTCGTCACGCAGCAACGCGCTCTCGTCGACGCTGACGGGCGTGAACAGGTAGGTGCTGCCACCCACGACGGCGTGGACCCGGTGCGAACGTCGCGTCATGGCAGCCCTGGACGGACGCAGTTCGCCCACGGCGCCTCCCACGGTGAGAGTGAGGTCCTCGGGGCGACGGCTGCCGATCGGGACGAACTCCTGTCGCTTAGACGCGGGGTCGCGTTCGATCCGGACCTGCGGGGCGCCGGCGAGGTCGACGACGACGCTGAGGCCCGGGTCGACGGCGAGGCGGGGTTCGTCGTCGTGACAGTGGGGTGGCGTACTCACCACCCCACCGTTACACGGGGACAGCCCTCATGGACAGACGTCCGCATGCCGGTGTGCGGCTCCCCCACATGAGCCGCACACCGTTGTTTCCGTGTGCCCGAAAACGTGTGCTAGATCATATATCCTTTTACTCATGGCCTTCAGCACGATCACCAACCTCGATGTCGCAGCGCACCAGAAGAAGAGCATCGCCCTGCGCGACCGCCTCCACGCGAGCGAGTCCACCACCTACGTCACCGGCCCCACGGGCAACGGCAACGGCGAGGTCGTCATGCTTCTGGGCGGCACCGGCTACATCGGCCGCGCCGTCGTCCCCGAGCTGGTCAACCGCGGCTACAAGCCCGTCGTGCTGGCCCGCTCCGAGTCCGCGCAGGGTGAGAAGGAGTTCGAGGGCGCCGACGTCGTCATCGGCGACCCCACCCGCATCGCCGACGTGCAGCGCGCCGTCGCGCAGACCAACCCGCAGGTCGTCATCTCCCTGCTCTCGGGCCGTCGCCCCAACGACGCCGAGGAGTGCCGCGAGGTCGACCACGAGGCCATCGGCAACGGCATCAAGGCCGCCGTCGAAGGCAAGGTCAAGCAGTTCATCCACATCTCCGACTTCGGCGCCTACCGCCCCGAACTCATCCCGCAGGTCTACAAGCTGCAGGTCGAGGGCGAGCTCATGGGCCGCCACCACGGCGACCTCGACTGGACGATCATTCGTCCCACCGCCTACTACCCCTACATGTCGATGACCTTCGGCGACGTGAAGAACGGCGAGAAGTACCGCATCTTCGACCACGGCGAGTACTCCGTCGTGAACCCGATCGCCCGCGAGGACCTGGCCGAGTTCATCGTCAACCAGGTGCTCAACGACGACGCGATCGGTCGCATCCTGCCCGTCGGCGGCCCGTGGACCCCCGACAACACCGTCACTCTCAAGGACGCCGGACAGATGATGTTCGACGTGCTCGGCAAGCCCGCCGAGTTCGACGTCGTGACCATGGCGTCGTGGGACAAGAAGATCGCCAACCTGACCCGCGCCGGCAAGCTCTACAAGAAGATGGCGCCGGTCGCGTACTACCTCGAGGCTGCGAAGTACTGGTCGGTCGTCGACCACGTCGCTCCCGCCTACGGCACCCGCACCCTGCGTGGCTTCATGGAGAAGCTCAAGGACCGCGAGTTCCCGACGGGTTCGTTCCGCGAGCGCATGAAGTCGGGCACGCAGATGA
Protein-coding regions in this window:
- a CDS encoding NAD(P)H-binding protein, whose amino-acid sequence is MAFSTITNLDVAAHQKKSIALRDRLHASESTTYVTGPTGNGNGEVVMLLGGTGYIGRAVVPELVNRGYKPVVLARSESAQGEKEFEGADVVIGDPTRIADVQRAVAQTNPQVVISLLSGRRPNDAEECREVDHEAIGNGIKAAVEGKVKQFIHISDFGAYRPELIPQVYKLQVEGELMGRHHGDLDWTIIRPTAYYPYMSMTFGDVKNGEKYRIFDHGEYSVVNPIAREDLAEFIVNQVLNDDAIGRILPVGGPWTPDNTVTLKDAGQMMFDVLGKPAEFDVVTMASWDKKIANLTRAGKLYKKMAPVAYYLEAAKYWSVVDHVAPAYGTRTLRGFMEKLKDREFPTGSFRERMKSGTQMMPTDI